In Deltaproteobacteria bacterium GWC2_55_46, a single window of DNA contains:
- a CDS encoding AAA family ATPase: MRISTALHLRVSEAGAKDVGRGMARLDPADMEKLGVEVGDIVWVEGKRRTAAKVVPAHAENRGKGIVQVDGVIRQNAQAGLDEKVAVSKASYKPAQKVVLAPITYLRTVPKDTRFISGLLDGLPVVEGDKIRTSLFGTRNRDFNVESVSPGETVIINSRTAVEVKGGEKKAAERARVTYEDIGGLKKEIRKIREMIELPLKHPQVFERLGIDAPKGVFLHGPPGCGKTLIARAVANETDAYFTTISGPEVIHKFYGESEANLRKIFESATANAPAIIFIDEIDSVAPKRSDMGGEKQVERRVVAQLLTLMDGLESRGQVIVIGATNLPNMVDPALRRPGRFDREIEISIPDRNGRLEILTIHTRGMPLASDVDLEKLSQITHGFIGADLEALCREAAMTTLRKIFPSIDLHTEDLPYETLRSLEVTMDDFLEAMKDIEPSAMREVFVEIPDARWSDVGGMEEVKQALKEAVEWPLKSPEIFRYAGARPSKGILLCGPPGTGKTLLARALATESEVNFISIKGPELISKWVGESERGVREIFHKARLASPCIVFFDEIDSLAPRRGAGDSHVAERVISQMLTEMDGIEELKGVVVFAATNRIDMLDTALLRPGRFDQIFHIPMPDETTRRGILKVHTVKKPLSGDVDLDEIARSTEGFTGSELEGVCREASLSAIRSYLAGGAAEPGREASYASLSVTMAQMKKAVEMMKKRKKGE; encoded by the coding sequence AAGGCTCGACCCGGCTGATATGGAGAAGCTCGGCGTGGAGGTGGGGGACATAGTCTGGGTCGAAGGCAAACGGAGGACGGCCGCCAAGGTGGTCCCTGCGCATGCCGAGAACAGGGGAAAGGGAATAGTGCAGGTGGACGGAGTGATCAGGCAGAACGCTCAGGCCGGCCTGGATGAGAAGGTCGCGGTCAGCAAGGCCTCGTACAAGCCCGCCCAGAAGGTCGTGCTTGCGCCCATAACTTATCTAAGGACAGTCCCCAAAGATACGCGTTTCATCTCCGGGCTACTTGACGGTCTGCCAGTAGTCGAGGGAGACAAGATCAGGACGAGCCTCTTTGGCACGCGGAACAGGGATTTCAATGTGGAGAGCGTCTCTCCCGGCGAAACTGTAATCATAAACTCCAGGACCGCTGTCGAAGTGAAGGGCGGGGAAAAGAAAGCGGCCGAAAGGGCGCGGGTCACTTATGAGGACATAGGCGGGCTCAAGAAGGAGATAAGGAAGATAAGGGAGATGATAGAGCTGCCCTTGAAGCACCCTCAGGTCTTCGAAAGGCTCGGGATCGACGCTCCCAAGGGCGTATTCCTGCACGGGCCGCCCGGCTGCGGGAAGACCCTCATAGCCAGGGCCGTTGCGAACGAGACTGACGCGTACTTCACCACCATCAGCGGCCCGGAGGTGATTCACAAGTTCTACGGCGAGAGCGAGGCCAACCTGCGCAAGATCTTCGAGAGCGCCACTGCGAACGCGCCGGCTATTATCTTCATAGACGAAATAGACTCTGTCGCCCCGAAGCGTTCTGACATGGGCGGGGAGAAGCAGGTCGAGAGAAGGGTCGTGGCCCAGCTCCTTACCCTTATGGACGGGCTTGAGAGCAGGGGGCAGGTCATAGTCATAGGCGCTACCAACCTCCCGAACATGGTGGACCCGGCATTGAGAAGGCCGGGCAGGTTTGACAGGGAGATAGAGATAAGCATACCTGACAGGAACGGCAGGCTTGAGATACTCACCATACATACGAGGGGCATGCCTCTCGCGTCCGATGTGGACCTTGAAAAACTCTCCCAGATAACCCACGGCTTTATCGGGGCGGACCTCGAAGCCCTCTGCCGCGAAGCTGCGATGACTACCTTGAGAAAGATCTTCCCTTCGATTGACCTTCATACAGAGGACCTGCCTTACGAGACCCTGAGGAGCCTCGAAGTCACCATGGACGATTTTCTCGAGGCTATGAAAGATATTGAGCCTTCCGCAATGAGGGAGGTATTCGTCGAGATACCTGACGCCAGGTGGTCTGACGTGGGCGGCATGGAGGAGGTGAAGCAGGCGCTCAAGGAGGCGGTTGAGTGGCCGCTCAAGAGCCCGGAGATATTCCGGTACGCGGGCGCGAGGCCGTCGAAAGGCATTCTCCTCTGCGGGCCCCCGGGGACCGGCAAGACGCTCCTTGCAAGGGCGCTCGCCACCGAAAGCGAGGTGAACTTCATCTCTATCAAGGGCCCGGAGCTTATCTCCAAGTGGGTGGGGGAGAGCGAAAGGGGGGTGAGGGAGATATTCCATAAGGCCCGGCTCGCCTCTCCGTGCATAGTCTTCTTCGACGAGATAGACTCCCTTGCGCCGAGGAGAGGTGCGGGGGACTCCCATGTGGCCGAGAGGGTCATAAGCCAGATGCTCACGGAAATGGACGGGATAGAAGAGCTTAAGGGCGTTGTAGTGTTCGCGGCCACCAACAGGATAGATATGCTGGACACGGCGCTTCTGAGGCCGGGAAGGTTCGACCAGATATTCCATATTCCCATGCCGGATGAGACGACCAGGCGCGGGATACTGAAGGTCCATACCGTTAAAAAGCCCCTCTCAGGCGACGTGGACCTCGATGAGATCGCCAGGTCCACGGAAGGCTTTACAGGTTCTGAGCTCGAAGGTGTATGCAGGGAGGCCTCGCTCTCGGCCATCCGGTCTTATCTGGCCGGAGGTGCGGCAGAGCCCGGGCGTGAAGCCTCTTACGCCTCTCTCTCGGTTACAATGGCCCAGATGAAGAAAGCGGTCGAGATGATGAAGAAAAGGAAGAAGGGGGAATAG
- a CDS encoding gas vesicle protein GvpG, which yields MGFLLDDIILFPVKGVAWIGQRLKQAADDEMLDSSKVQGELMELQIQFELGAISEEEYARREGELLERLEEIKRLKERASGGE from the coding sequence ATGGGTTTCCTGTTGGACGACATTATACTCTTCCCCGTCAAGGGTGTTGCCTGGATAGGGCAGCGGCTCAAGCAGGCGGCAGACGATGAGATGCTCGATAGCTCGAAGGTGCAGGGTGAGCTGATGGAGCTTCAGATCCAGTTTGAGCTCGGCGCCATATCGGAAGAGGAGTACGCCAGGAGGGAAGGCGAACTCCTCGAGAGACTTGAAGAGATTAAAAGGCTTAAAGAACGGGCCTCGGGAGGCGAATGA
- a CDS encoding gas vesicle protein GVPa, with translation MTVKAAHTEYTILDVVDRILDKGLAINADISISIAGTELLGIKIRAALASFETAAKYGLEFPSGVERGSPAWQDAGVLKESCPGCGKKQPARELLEQRCPWCGWMSASAKERETSLIMELK, from the coding sequence ATGACGGTAAAGGCCGCGCATACAGAGTATACGATTCTGGATGTCGTTGACAGGATCCTCGACAAAGGGCTTGCCATAAACGCCGACATCTCCATCTCGATAGCGGGCACCGAACTGCTTGGGATAAAGATCCGGGCGGCGCTGGCGTCTTTTGAGACTGCCGCGAAGTACGGGCTTGAGTTCCCGAGCGGGGTTGAGCGGGGCAGCCCGGCCTGGCAGGATGCAGGGGTTTTGAAGGAGAGCTGTCCCGGCTGCGGCAAAAAGCAACCGGCCAGGGAACTCCTGGAGCAGCGCTGCCCCTGGTGCGGCTGGATGAGCGCGAGCGCAAAGGAGCGCGAAACGTCCTTGATAATGGAGCTGAAATGA
- a CDS encoding gas vesicle K, producing the protein MPIELNEKNIKKGVLSLVLALVDILRDVLKHQAVRRMEGGRLSGEEVERLGRALKDIDTAVEELKEELGIMDAVRSVREGLDGAVGEALGAAFAQAEMKGSNAYAEKA; encoded by the coding sequence ATGCCGATTGAGTTGAACGAAAAGAATATAAAAAAAGGGGTGCTGTCCCTTGTTCTGGCGCTCGTCGATATCCTGAGAGATGTACTTAAGCACCAGGCCGTAAGGAGAATGGAAGGCGGAAGGCTCTCCGGAGAAGAGGTCGAGAGGCTCGGCAGGGCGCTTAAGGACATCGACACAGCGGTCGAGGAGCTTAAAGAGGAACTCGGCATAATGGACGCTGTCCGGTCGGTCAGGGAAGGTCTTGACGGGGCTGTTGGCGAGGCGCTGGGAGCAGCCTTCGCGCAGGCGGAAATGAAGGGGAGCAATGCATATGCAGAAAAGGCCTGA
- a CDS encoding gas vesicle protein GvpM, whose product MIPENRLEFTLSDALDRLLDKGLVINADVIITVAGIPLVAVALRAAISGMETMLEYGMMRDWDRSIRGICPEDHMEGAWQKR is encoded by the coding sequence ATGATACCCGAAAACAGGCTTGAGTTTACGCTTTCTGACGCGCTTGACAGGCTCCTTGACAAAGGGCTGGTGATAAACGCGGATGTCATAATAACAGTCGCCGGAATCCCCCTTGTGGCTGTCGCATTGAGGGCGGCTATATCGGGAATGGAGACCATGCTCGAATACGGAATGATGAGGGATTGGGACAGGAGCATAAGGGGTATTTGCCCTGAAGACCACATGGAGGGAGCATGGCAAAAGCGGTAG